In the Chloroflexota bacterium genome, one interval contains:
- a CDS encoding glycogen synthase, protein MRIAFIAAECEPWAKTGGLGDVVDALARALPQAIPGPDGAPVDGPVDVFLPRYRSVAVPPGEHPTIVVRVPDPLAVHGSTEIRVLSIAGDGYRLRLVDHPAAFDRDGLYGHPDDAWRFGILCRAALEALRSDAAAPGGVAVDVLHVHDWHSGPALIERAGRLAADPVIGRASAVLTIHNLAYHGWVPLADLGQLGLAPGDGIVAPGAVGVDLLWDAIERADIVNTVSPGFAVEALTPEFGFGLDPTLVAKGDRFVGILNGLDTTLWDPATDADLAAPYDRSDRSGKAACRADMLRRLGLDPADPSPVLGTIGRLDPQKGFDILADAAPRLVDGGARIVIQGSGDPIIAGRLRALAGARPYQVAFVERFDRAMARRIYAGSDLFLMPSRFEPSGQGQMIALRYGTPPVVHATGGLRDSVIDEDDHPGHGTGFTFRNATPEGLIWSVGEATERFEARAPGPTGWDAIVDRAMAVDFDWRTGSAPRYLSLYRRAIELRRAALTARRARPRSTIRRRTATVKRGGA, encoded by the coding sequence ATGCGGATCGCCTTCATCGCCGCCGAGTGCGAGCCCTGGGCCAAGACCGGCGGCCTCGGCGATGTCGTCGACGCGCTCGCGCGGGCGCTGCCGCAGGCGATCCCCGGGCCGGACGGCGCGCCGGTGGACGGGCCGGTGGACGTCTTTCTGCCGCGCTACCGGAGCGTGGCGGTCCCGCCGGGCGAACACCCGACCATCGTCGTCCGCGTCCCGGACCCGCTAGCCGTGCACGGCTCGACGGAGATCCGGGTCCTGTCGATCGCCGGCGACGGCTACCGGCTCCGCCTCGTCGATCACCCGGCGGCGTTCGACCGGGACGGCCTGTACGGCCATCCGGACGATGCGTGGCGCTTCGGGATCCTCTGCCGGGCGGCGCTCGAGGCGTTGCGGAGCGACGCGGCGGCTCCCGGGGGCGTCGCCGTCGACGTCCTCCATGTCCACGACTGGCATTCCGGTCCTGCGCTCATCGAGCGGGCCGGCCGGCTCGCGGCGGATCCGGTGATCGGCCGGGCGAGCGCCGTTCTCACGATCCACAACCTCGCGTACCACGGTTGGGTGCCGCTCGCGGACCTCGGCCAGCTCGGCCTCGCGCCGGGCGACGGCATCGTGGCCCCGGGTGCCGTCGGCGTCGACCTCCTCTGGGACGCGATCGAACGGGCCGACATCGTCAACACCGTGAGCCCGGGCTTCGCCGTCGAGGCGCTGACGCCGGAGTTCGGCTTCGGCCTCGATCCCACCCTCGTGGCGAAGGGCGATCGCTTCGTCGGCATCCTCAACGGCCTCGACACCACCCTCTGGGATCCGGCGACGGACGCGGACCTCGCCGCGCCGTACGACCGATCCGATCGGTCCGGGAAGGCCGCCTGCCGGGCCGACATGCTGCGCCGGCTCGGGCTCGATCCGGCCGATCCGTCACCCGTCCTCGGGACGATCGGGCGGCTCGATCCGCAGAAGGGCTTCGACATCCTCGCCGACGCCGCCCCGCGACTCGTCGACGGTGGCGCGCGGATCGTCATCCAGGGGAGCGGCGACCCGATCATCGCCGGCCGGCTCCGGGCGCTCGCCGGGGCTCGCCCATACCAGGTCGCGTTCGTCGAGCGATTCGACCGCGCGATGGCGCGCCGGATCTACGCGGGCTCGGACCTGTTCCTCATGCCGTCGCGCTTCGAGCCGAGCGGCCAGGGTCAGATGATCGCCCTCCGTTACGGGACGCCGCCCGTCGTCCATGCGACCGGCGGCCTTCGCGACTCGGTGATCGACGAGGACGACCATCCTGGCCACGGGACCGGGTTCACGTTCCGGAACGCGACGCCCGAGGGCCTCATCTGGTCGGTCGGCGAGGCGACCGAGCGGTTCGAGGCCCGCGCTCCCGGGCCCACCGGCTGGGACGCCATCGTGGACCGCGCGATGGCGGTCGATTTCGACTGGCGGACCGGCTCGGCGCCCCGCTATCTCTCGCTGTACCGCCGGGCGATCGAGCTCCGCCGCGCGGCCCTCACTGCGCGACGCGCGCGGCCGCGTTCCACGATCCGTCGGCGAACCGCCACGGTGAAGCGCGGCGGCGCCTAG
- a CDS encoding type II toxin-antitoxin system VapC family toxin has protein sequence MILLDTTVLAYAVGEEHPLREPCRRLLAAHAEGRLEATTTIEAIQEFTHIRARRRSRSDAVRIARHYVAALSPLMTTSDDQERGLQLFERHPELGAFDAVLAAVALGRGAEALVSADQAFASVPGLAWIDPATPAIARLIG, from the coding sequence ATGATCCTCCTCGACACGACGGTCCTGGCCTACGCCGTCGGCGAGGAGCATCCCCTTCGTGAGCCCTGCCGCCGCCTCCTGGCGGCTCACGCGGAGGGGCGTCTGGAGGCGACGACCACGATCGAGGCGATCCAGGAGTTCACGCACATCCGGGCGCGCCGCCGATCGCGGTCGGACGCCGTGCGTATCGCGCGTCACTACGTCGCCGCCCTGAGCCCGCTCATGACGACCTCGGACGACCAGGAGCGCGGCCTTCAGCTGTTCGAGCGCCACCCTGAGCTCGGCGCGTTCGACGCCGTGCTCGCTGCGGTAGCGCTCGGTCGCGGCGCGGAGGCGCTCGTCTCCGCCGATCAGGCCTTTGCCTCGGTCCCGGGCCTGGCGTGGATCGATCCGGCCACACCGGCCATCGCGCGGCTCATCGGCTGA
- a CDS encoding VOC family protein, which yields MIRVGSIVLRVDDLARQTQFWAAALDYVPREETSDDFVLLRPRDGVGPNLSLDRVRSKVQVPPRIHLDLYAEDQAGEVERLIALGATEVHWDKRPADADYVILADPEGNRFCIVDAG from the coding sequence ATGATTCGCGTCGGTTCGATCGTTCTCCGCGTCGACGATCTGGCGCGCCAGACGCAGTTCTGGGCAGCAGCGCTCGACTACGTGCCGCGCGAGGAAACGAGCGACGATTTCGTGCTGCTGCGCCCGAGGGACGGTGTCGGGCCGAACCTCTCGCTCGATCGGGTGCGCTCGAAAGTGCAGGTGCCGCCTCGCATCCATCTCGATCTCTACGCCGAGGACCAGGCCGGCGAGGTCGAGCGGCTCATCGCACTGGGTGCCACCGAGGTGCACTGGGACAAGCGCCCGGCGGACGCTGACTACGTCATCCTGGCGGACCCGGAGGGCAACCGCTTCTGCATCGTGGACGCGGGTTGA
- a CDS encoding type II toxin-antitoxin system VapC family toxin — translation MTVFVDTAIIMYAAGAEHPLRDPCQRLLARVAEQRLEAVTSAEVIQEILHRFSALRRPDVGAAMARDALDLFAPVLPITDAVMRRMPDLVGRYTALAARDLVHVATCLEEGIREIVSPDRGFDAVSEIRRIAPDDGSIQG, via the coding sequence ATGACCGTCTTCGTTGATACGGCGATCATCATGTACGCGGCGGGAGCCGAACACCCGCTGCGCGACCCGTGTCAGCGTCTCCTGGCCCGCGTCGCCGAGCAACGCCTGGAGGCAGTGACCTCGGCCGAGGTGATCCAGGAGATCCTGCATCGGTTCAGCGCCCTGCGGCGCCCGGACGTGGGCGCGGCCATGGCGCGCGATGCACTCGATCTCTTCGCCCCCGTGTTGCCCATCACCGATGCGGTCATGCGACGCATGCCGGACCTCGTCGGACGCTACACCGCGCTTGCGGCGCGCGACCTGGTCCACGTGGCGACCTGCCTCGAGGAGGGGATCCGCGAGATCGTCAGCCCGGATCGCGGCTTCGATGCGGTCTCGGAGATCCGCCGGATCGCGCCCGACGACGGGTCGATCCAGGGCTGA
- the msrA gene encoding peptide-methionine (S)-S-oxide reductase MsrA: MFLFRRQPSMPSPGSAPAGRPDPMPVAERHLVSGERIVPPFPDGTKTAIFGLGCFWGAERDFWRTAGVVSTAVGYAGGYTSNATYGEVCSGATGHAEVVLVVYDPAKVSYEQLLKVFWEAHDPTQVMRQGNDVGTQYRSLIVVADDAERQVAEASRAAYQERLTEAGYGSIATEVSTAPFYYAEDYHQQYLEKNPNGYCPDHSTGVSCPVGLGVPTTRT; the protein is encoded by the coding sequence ATGTTCCTCTTCCGACGTCAGCCGTCCATGCCCTCCCCCGGGTCCGCCCCTGCCGGCCGACCGGACCCGATGCCCGTCGCCGAGCGCCATCTCGTCAGCGGCGAACGGATCGTCCCGCCGTTCCCGGATGGGACGAAGACCGCGATCTTCGGTCTCGGCTGCTTCTGGGGTGCCGAACGCGACTTCTGGCGGACGGCGGGCGTCGTCTCGACCGCGGTCGGGTACGCCGGCGGCTACACGTCGAACGCGACCTACGGCGAGGTGTGCTCCGGCGCGACCGGCCACGCCGAGGTCGTCCTCGTGGTCTACGACCCGGCGAAGGTCTCCTACGAACAGCTGCTCAAGGTCTTCTGGGAGGCACACGATCCCACCCAGGTGATGCGCCAGGGCAACGACGTTGGGACGCAATACCGCTCGCTCATCGTCGTCGCGGATGACGCCGAGCGACAGGTGGCCGAGGCGTCACGCGCCGCCTACCAGGAACGACTCACCGAGGCCGGCTACGGCAGCATCGCGACGGAGGTGTCGACGGCCCCGTTCTACTACGCCGAGGACTACCACCAGCAGTACCTCGAGAAGAACCCGAACGGCTACTGTCCGGACCACAGCACCGGGGTGAGCTGCCCGGTGGGCCTCGGGGTGCCGACTACACGGACATAG
- a CDS encoding glycoside hydrolase family 3, translating to MSPAGPLRPRPPEVLSRRSFLRLAGAAVIAMAAAACADAASGSPAPAGSGSPGATASPSTTRASPTIVVPAGPDLRTKIAQMLLVGFRGLTVAQAATTVVDIRERGLGGVLLFDTDGPSGSSSRNVASPAQLRTLVAGLRAVAHVPLLVAIDEEGGEVDRLTTARGFPATVSAAALGTRDNATYTRQRARAIGKTLAAAGIDLDLAPVVDVDVNPTSPAIGALERSFSADPAVVTRQGLAFLAGLHDAGVAGTIKHFPGHGSSTADSHLGWVDVTTTWTPAELEPFRAIVAAGAADAVLVAHVFDAKLDRTYPASLSSAVIDGLLRTSLGFEGVVLSDDLQMGALRKVYGYETAVERAILAGTDILTIANQQLYDAEIVETTIAMIAESVAAGRITEARIDASWRRIAALKTRYHGAIG from the coding sequence GTGAGTCCCGCCGGCCCGCTGCGCCCACGACCGCCCGAGGTCCTCTCGCGCCGTTCGTTCCTTCGGCTGGCGGGGGCCGCGGTCATCGCGATGGCCGCCGCGGCCTGCGCGGACGCGGCGTCCGGATCACCTGCCCCCGCAGGGTCGGGAAGCCCCGGCGCGACCGCCTCGCCGTCCACGACCCGCGCCTCGCCGACGATCGTCGTGCCAGCCGGCCCGGACCTCCGGACGAAGATCGCCCAGATGCTCCTCGTGGGGTTCCGTGGCCTCACCGTCGCGCAGGCCGCCACGACCGTGGTGGACATCCGGGAGCGCGGGCTCGGTGGCGTCCTTCTCTTCGACACCGATGGCCCGAGCGGCAGCTCCTCCCGGAACGTCGCGTCGCCGGCACAGCTCCGGACCCTCGTGGCCGGTCTGCGGGCGGTGGCCCACGTCCCCCTCCTCGTGGCGATCGACGAGGAGGGTGGCGAGGTGGACCGCCTGACGACGGCCCGGGGCTTCCCCGCCACCGTCTCGGCCGCCGCGCTCGGCACCCGTGACAACGCGACCTACACGCGGCAGCGTGCCCGGGCGATCGGGAAGACCCTCGCCGCCGCGGGGATCGACCTCGACCTCGCTCCGGTCGTCGACGTCGATGTCAACCCGACGAGCCCGGCGATCGGCGCCCTCGAGCGGAGCTTCTCCGCGGATCCGGCCGTCGTCACGCGGCAGGGCCTCGCGTTCCTCGCCGGCCTCCACGACGCCGGCGTGGCGGGCACGATCAAGCACTTTCCCGGCCACGGCTCCTCGACCGCGGACAGCCACCTCGGCTGGGTGGACGTGACGACGACGTGGACCCCCGCCGAGCTCGAGCCGTTCCGCGCGATCGTCGCCGCCGGCGCGGCGGACGCCGTCCTCGTCGCCCACGTCTTCGATGCGAAGCTCGACCGGACGTATCCCGCGTCCCTGTCCAGTGCAGTGATCGACGGTCTCCTCCGGACGAGCCTCGGATTCGAGGGGGTCGTCCTCAGCGACGACCTCCAGATGGGCGCGCTCCGCAAGGTCTACGGCTACGAGACGGCGGTCGAGCGGGCGATCCTCGCCGGGACGGACATACTCACGATCGCGAACCAGCAGCTGTACGACGCCGAGATCGTGGAGACGACGATCGCCATGATCGCCGAGTCCGTCGCAGCCGGGAGGATCACGGAGGCCCGGATCGACGCCTCCTGGCGGCGGATCGCCGCGCTCAAGACGCGGTACCACGGCGCGATCGGCTGA
- a CDS encoding helix-turn-helix domain-containing protein, whose amino-acid sequence MSGNLLIPLTLERPMDKLYYTPREVAVALAMSDDAVLDLIDRGELPALRVSPRIIRIPIAAFDRWRAGLSPRRRRVAIRSAPRKVVIGAGERLPEGARALSQ is encoded by the coding sequence GTGAGCGGTAACCTGCTGATACCGCTCACGCTGGAGAGACCGATGGACAAGCTCTACTACACTCCCAGGGAAGTCGCGGTGGCCCTCGCCATGAGTGATGACGCTGTTCTCGATCTCATCGACCGGGGCGAGCTTCCAGCGTTGCGGGTGTCGCCTCGGATCATCCGCATTCCCATCGCGGCGTTCGACCGTTGGCGAGCCGGGCTCTCGCCCAGGCGTCGGCGTGTCGCCATCCGTTCGGCCCCCAGGAAGGTCGTGATCGGAGCTGGTGAGAGGCTGCCGGAAGGAGCTCGGGCGCTGAGCCAGTGA
- a CDS encoding fatty acid--CoA ligase — protein MFVPLSVLEFRDRAETFFGDRIGVVDGDREYTYRAFAERTHRLANALRLLGVEAGDRVSFITYNTHHLLEAYYGVLEAGAVLNPINIRLAPAEIAYILDHAGSRIVAFHADFRPLVESIGPQLASRPAFVILDGESDGIADHEYEAFLASASTEPLHPVIDENAMAELFYTSGTTGLPKGVAMTHRELYLHSLAAQLGLGFTEDDVVLHVVPLFHVNGWGTPHFLTMIGGRHVMLRRFDPAALMELVARHRVTRLLAVPSIFTALLNHRERSRYDLSSLRQVIVGGSPASPALIRSLESELGVRAIVGYGLTETSPIITLAQPRTALTAAEPPERRVERQAMTGWAIPGVRIRVVDGEGRDVRPDGEQIGEIVVRGNTVMDGYYRDPEATAAAIRDGWLHTGDMATMDAAGYLLIKDRSKDIIISAGENISSVEIEVAIGAHPAVLECAVIAAPDDARGEVPVALVVRKPDATVSAKELRAWCRSRLAVFKVPREIQFRESLPKGGTGKVLKAELREPFWAGMESRVH, from the coding sequence GTGTTCGTCCCACTCTCCGTCCTCGAGTTCCGCGACCGGGCGGAGACGTTCTTCGGCGACAGGATCGGCGTCGTCGACGGGGATCGCGAGTACACGTACCGAGCGTTCGCGGAGCGGACCCATCGGCTGGCGAACGCCCTCCGGCTCCTTGGCGTCGAGGCCGGGGACCGGGTGTCCTTCATCACCTACAACACGCACCACCTGCTCGAGGCCTACTACGGCGTCCTCGAGGCCGGGGCCGTCCTCAACCCGATCAACATCCGCCTCGCGCCGGCGGAGATCGCATACATCCTCGACCACGCCGGCTCCCGGATCGTCGCGTTCCACGCGGACTTCCGGCCGCTGGTCGAATCGATCGGGCCGCAGCTCGCGTCCCGACCGGCCTTCGTCATCCTCGACGGCGAGTCCGACGGCATCGCCGACCACGAGTACGAGGCGTTCCTCGCCTCCGCATCCACCGAGCCACTCCATCCGGTGATCGACGAGAACGCGATGGCGGAGCTCTTCTACACGAGCGGCACGACCGGGCTTCCGAAGGGCGTCGCGATGACGCATCGCGAGCTCTACCTCCACAGCCTCGCCGCCCAGCTCGGCCTCGGGTTCACGGAGGACGATGTCGTCCTTCACGTCGTGCCGCTCTTCCACGTCAATGGCTGGGGGACGCCGCACTTCCTCACCATGATCGGCGGCCGGCACGTCATGCTCCGCCGCTTCGATCCCGCCGCCCTCATGGAGCTCGTCGCCCGCCATCGGGTCACCCGGCTCCTGGCGGTGCCGTCCATCTTCACCGCGCTCCTCAACCACCGCGAGCGTAGCCGGTACGACCTCTCAAGCCTCCGCCAGGTCATCGTCGGCGGGTCGCCCGCCTCGCCGGCGCTCATCCGTTCGCTCGAATCCGAGCTCGGCGTCCGGGCGATCGTCGGCTATGGCCTCACAGAGACTTCCCCGATCATCACCCTCGCCCAGCCGCGGACCGCGCTCACCGCGGCCGAGCCGCCGGAGCGGCGGGTGGAGCGCCAGGCGATGACCGGCTGGGCGATCCCCGGCGTGCGGATCCGCGTCGTCGACGGAGAAGGTCGCGACGTCCGGCCGGACGGTGAGCAGATCGGCGAGATCGTCGTCCGCGGCAACACGGTCATGGACGGCTACTACCGCGACCCGGAGGCGACCGCCGCCGCCATCCGCGACGGCTGGCTCCACACCGGCGACATGGCCACGATGGACGCCGCCGGCTACCTCCTCATCAAGGACCGCTCGAAGGACATCATCATCTCGGCCGGCGAGAACATCTCGTCCGTCGAGATCGAGGTCGCGATCGGCGCCCATCCGGCGGTCCTCGAATGTGCCGTCATCGCCGCCCCGGACGACGCGCGCGGCGAAGTGCCCGTGGCGCTCGTCGTCCGCAAGCCGGATGCGACCGTCTCGGCGAAGGAGCTCCGCGCCTGGTGCCGGAGCCGGCTGGCGGTCTTCAAGGTCCCCCGCGAGATCCAGTTCCGCGAGTCGCTCCCGAAGGGTGGCACCGGCAAGGTCCTCAAGGCGGAGCTCCGCGAGCCGTTCTGGGCCGGGATGGAGTCGCGGGTCCACTGA
- the lysA gene encoding diaminopimelate decarboxylase, with translation MTAPAAIEVAAPTDLATLAETFGTPLYVYDLAVIERQVAALVAALPPAFELAYAVKANPALAVVSFLGSLGLGADVASGGELETARRAGIDPSRIVVTGPGKRTDELRAAVEASVRAITVESPGELERLERLAAESGRRVPVLLRAAVPSAAQLERLRIVGDAGAGKFGMGLADLRAAAVAAARSPHLEPLGIHAFGASNVLDAAALADHAAWVVDLGRTMAAEAGFRLRLVDVGGGLGIPYRPDERALDLDELARRLASLTERVAADPATRGLRILVEPGRYLVGPAGTYVARIVDTKAVDGSTVAILDGGINHLLRPVLVGQEHRIRLLPRTGERLTDRAAGAAEPTRVTIAGPLCSGLDVLAASTVMAAPRPDDLVAVLDVGAYGFAESMPLFLSHPMPAEVAIRDGRAALIRPRMEPAEWLDRQIVPWATTDEPSASRPGGGVAMVR, from the coding sequence ATGACGGCACCGGCGGCGATCGAGGTGGCGGCACCCACCGATCTGGCGACACTGGCCGAGACGTTCGGCACGCCGCTCTACGTCTACGACCTCGCCGTCATCGAGCGGCAGGTCGCCGCGCTCGTCGCCGCACTCCCGCCGGCGTTCGAGCTTGCCTACGCGGTGAAGGCGAACCCGGCGCTGGCGGTCGTGTCGTTCCTCGGCTCGCTCGGCCTCGGGGCGGACGTCGCGTCGGGCGGCGAGCTCGAGACCGCTCGTCGGGCGGGGATCGACCCGTCGCGCATCGTCGTGACCGGCCCTGGCAAGCGGACCGACGAACTGCGGGCCGCTGTCGAGGCGAGCGTTCGGGCGATCACCGTCGAGTCGCCCGGCGAGCTCGAGCGCCTCGAACGCCTGGCGGCGGAGAGCGGGCGGCGCGTCCCGGTCCTGCTTCGGGCGGCCGTCCCGAGTGCGGCCCAGCTCGAGCGCCTCCGGATCGTCGGTGACGCGGGGGCGGGCAAGTTCGGGATGGGCCTCGCGGACCTGCGGGCCGCGGCCGTCGCGGCGGCCCGGTCGCCGCACCTCGAGCCGCTCGGGATCCACGCCTTCGGGGCCTCGAACGTCCTCGACGCGGCGGCACTCGCCGACCACGCGGCCTGGGTGGTGGACCTCGGCCGGACCATGGCCGCGGAGGCTGGTTTCCGCCTCCGGCTCGTCGACGTCGGCGGCGGGCTCGGCATCCCGTATCGGCCGGACGAACGAGCGCTCGATCTCGACGAGCTGGCGCGCCGCCTCGCCTCACTCACCGAGCGCGTCGCCGCGGACCCGGCGACCCGAGGCCTGCGGATCCTCGTGGAACCCGGGCGGTATCTCGTCGGCCCGGCCGGAACGTACGTCGCCCGAATCGTCGACACGAAGGCCGTCGACGGCTCGACCGTCGCGATCCTCGATGGCGGGATCAATCACCTGCTCCGTCCGGTCCTCGTGGGCCAGGAGCACCGGATCCGGCTCCTGCCCCGGACCGGGGAGCGGCTCACGGACCGGGCAGCCGGTGCCGCTGAGCCGACGCGGGTGACGATCGCCGGACCGCTCTGCTCCGGGCTCGACGTGCTCGCCGCGTCGACCGTCATGGCGGCCCCACGGCCGGACGATCTCGTCGCCGTCCTCGACGTCGGCGCCTACGGATTCGCCGAGTCGATGCCGCTGTTCCTCTCCCACCCGATGCCGGCGGAAGTCGCGATCCGGGACGGTCGGGCCGCGCTCATCCGGCCACGGATGGAGCCGGCCGAGTGGCTCGACCGCCAGATCGTCCCGTGGGCGACGACGGACGAGCCGTCCGCGAGCCGCCCCGGCGGGGGCGTCGCGATGGTTCGGTGA
- a CDS encoding 2,3,4,5-tetrahydropyridine-2,6-dicarboxylate N-succinyltransferase: MDPRTILDELDAGRVRAAWPDPAVPGGWRVDIAVKAAILARFADRTTVDRDLGGVFQFRDRAGLPLKTLLDGPLAETAAAAGRPWRIVPGGTTIRAGVHFGPGVVVMPPSYVNVGAWIGEDTMIDSHVLVGSCAQIGARVHLAAGVQIGGVLEPPGARPVVVEDGAFVGAQCGLFEGVLVGAEAVLAAGTILTGTSRLYDLTTDDVLTGTADAPLAIPPRAVVVPGSRTLDGTFARTHGLSVSTALVVKYRDAGTDARVALEEALR; the protein is encoded by the coding sequence CTGGATCCGCGGACGATCCTCGATGAGCTCGACGCCGGCCGGGTCCGCGCCGCCTGGCCGGACCCCGCGGTGCCCGGCGGCTGGCGCGTCGACATCGCCGTGAAGGCGGCGATCCTCGCCCGCTTCGCCGATCGGACCACCGTCGATCGCGACCTCGGCGGCGTCTTCCAGTTCCGCGACCGGGCCGGCCTCCCGCTCAAGACGCTCCTCGACGGACCGCTCGCCGAGACCGCCGCCGCAGCCGGTCGGCCGTGGCGGATCGTCCCGGGCGGGACCACCATCCGGGCCGGCGTCCATTTCGGACCCGGCGTCGTCGTCATGCCGCCGTCGTATGTCAACGTCGGCGCCTGGATCGGCGAGGACACGATGATCGACTCGCACGTCCTCGTCGGCTCGTGCGCCCAGATCGGTGCTCGCGTCCACCTCGCCGCGGGCGTCCAGATCGGCGGCGTCCTCGAGCCGCCGGGGGCACGGCCGGTCGTGGTCGAGGATGGCGCGTTCGTCGGCGCCCAGTGCGGGCTCTTCGAGGGTGTCCTCGTCGGGGCCGAGGCGGTCCTCGCGGCAGGGACGATCCTCACCGGGACGTCGCGCCTCTACGACCTCACGACGGACGACGTGCTCACCGGCACGGCCGACGCGCCGCTCGCGATCCCGCCGCGGGCGGTCGTCGTCCCCGGATCGCGCACGCTCGACGGGACGTTCGCCCGGACGCACGGCCTGTCCGTCTCGACCGCCCTCGTCGTGAAGTACCGCGACGCCGGCACGGACGCCCGGGTGGCGCTCGAGGAGGCGCTCCGATGA
- a CDS encoding 4-hydroxy-tetrahydrodipicolinate synthase: MSPRTSRPATRPALRGAFTALVTPFTADGAVDEGTLREFVRWQILAGIDGLVPCGTTGEAPTLSTGERERIVALTVETAAERPSRSRVTVVAGTGTNDTAATIRATRRAAELGADAALVVAPYYNRPDGRMLEAHFRAVADEGDLPIVVYNVPSRTGSNVPADVFLRLAEHPRVIGIKEASANLDQIAVICRDRPRDVAVLAGDDAWTLAVLVMGGDGVISVASNEIPGEMVALCAAARSGDFETARRLHTRWLSLFRANFMDAPNPVPAKAALALMGILRSDAVRGPLLPLEEPARARLAAVLRDAGLIETPAGRTRTAGTAVAAGVVA, from the coding sequence ATGTCACCTCGCACCAGCCGACCCGCGACCCGCCCCGCGCTCCGCGGCGCCTTCACCGCCCTCGTCACCCCGTTCACAGCCGACGGCGCCGTGGACGAGGGGACCCTCCGCGAATTCGTCCGCTGGCAGATCCTCGCCGGCATCGACGGCCTCGTCCCGTGCGGCACCACCGGCGAGGCGCCGACCCTCTCGACCGGGGAGCGGGAGCGGATCGTCGCCCTCACCGTGGAGACGGCGGCCGAACGACCGTCGCGCTCGCGGGTGACGGTCGTCGCCGGCACCGGCACGAACGACACCGCAGCGACGATCCGGGCCACCCGCCGGGCCGCCGAGCTCGGGGCGGACGCCGCGCTCGTCGTCGCGCCGTACTACAACCGGCCGGACGGGCGGATGCTCGAGGCGCACTTCCGCGCCGTCGCCGACGAGGGCGATCTGCCGATCGTCGTGTACAACGTGCCGTCGCGGACCGGCTCGAACGTCCCTGCGGACGTCTTCCTGCGGCTCGCCGAGCATCCGCGGGTCATCGGGATCAAGGAGGCGTCGGCGAACCTCGACCAGATCGCGGTCATCTGCCGTGATCGCCCGCGCGACGTCGCGGTCCTCGCCGGCGACGACGCCTGGACGCTCGCGGTCCTCGTCATGGGCGGCGACGGCGTCATCTCCGTCGCCTCGAACGAGATCCCGGGCGAGATGGTCGCCCTCTGCGCCGCGGCTCGCTCCGGCGACTTCGAGACCGCGCGCCGCCTTCACACCCGCTGGTTGTCCCTCTTCCGGGCGAACTTCATGGACGCGCCGAATCCCGTCCCGGCGAAAGCCGCCCTGGCCCTCATGGGCATCCTCCGCAGCGACGCGGTCCGCGGTCCGCTCCTCCCGCTCGAGGAACCGGCCCGAGCGAGGCTCGCGGCCGTGCTCCGCGATGCCGGGCTCATCGAGACGCCGGCCGGCCGAACCCGGACGGCAGGGACCGCGGTCGCGGCGGGAGTGGTCGCGTGA